Proteins encoded within one genomic window of Arachis ipaensis cultivar K30076 chromosome B08, Araip1.1, whole genome shotgun sequence:
- the LOC107612829 gene encoding ATP-dependent 6-phosphofructokinase 1 isoform X2, with protein MVLDCANSSVSDFVLEDVPHLSDYIPDLPTYPDPLQDNPSYAVVKQYYVNKDDTVAQQGGYPGFYSRNTVPLTPKVVNDIHKRGGTILGTSYGGHDTSKIVDSIQDRGINQVYILGGYGTQMEAALIFEEVRRRGLKVSVVGIPKTIDNDIPVIDKSIGFDTAVEEAQRAINSAHVEAESTENCIGVVKLMGRYSGFIAMYATLASRDVDCCLIPESHFYLEGPGGLLEFIEKRLKEQSHMVIVVAEGAGQELLSENPTPIKRVQGDATPDQLFQDVGLWLSQKIKDHFAKRKNMTLSLKYIDPTYMIRAIPSNASDNVFCTLLAQSAVHGAMAGYTGFTVGPVNGRNCYIPFHLINEGEKNVVITDRMWARLLASTHQPSFSNTKEMVGARDEKTENQTSDS; from the exons atggttCTGGATTGTGCAAATTCCTCTGTTTCTGACTTTGTTCTTGAGGATGTACCTCACCTATCTGATTACATACCTGATCTCCCT ACATATCCTGACCCATTACAAGACAATCCATCTTATGCAGTTGTTAA GCAGTATTATGTGAATAAAGATGACACAGTAGCACAGCAG GGAGGATACCCCGGATTTTATTCTCGGAACACAGTTCCTTTGACACCAAAGGTTGTGAATGATATCCATAAGAGAGGTGGGACCATACTTGGAACATCATATGGTGGCCATGATACCTCAAAGATTGTTGATAGCATTCAGGATAGAGGCATCAATCAAGTTTATATTCTTGGAGGGTATGGAACTCAGATGGAGGCTGCTTTGATTTTTGAG GAAGTTAGAAGGCGTGGCTTGAAAGTTTCAGTGGTTGGAATTCCAAAAACCATTGATAATGATATCCCT GTTATTGACAAGTCCATTGGTTTTGACACTGCTGTTGAAGAGGCACAAAGAGCTATCAATTCTGCTCATGTGGAAGCAGAAAGTACCGAAAATTGTATTGGTGTTGTCAAGTTAATGGGGCGTTACAGTG GATTTATAGCCATGTATGCAACCCTTGCCAGCAGAGATGTGGACTGTTGCTTGATTCCAGAATCACACTTTTATCTTGAAGGTCCAGGTGGTCTCTTGGAGTTCATCGAGAAAAGACTTAAAGAACAGAGTCACATGGTTATAGTAGTTGCTGAGGGTGCAGGACAAGAGCTTCTTTCTGAAAACCCAACTCCTATCAAGAGAGTACAGGGCGACGCTACTCCGGATCAGTTATTTCAAGATGTTGGTCTCTGGTTATCCCAGAAAATTAAG GACCACTTCGCAAAACGTAAAAACATGACTCTAAGTCTCAAGTACATTG ATCCTACTTACATGATCCGTGCTATTCCAAGCAATGCATCTGATAATGTGTTCTGCACCCTACTTGCCCAAAGTGCTGTTCATGGTGCAATGGCCGGATACACAGGCTTCACAGTTGGACCAGTTAATGGAAGAAACTGCTACATCCCATTTCAT CTGATAAATGAAGGAGAGAAGAACGTTGTGATAACTGATAGGATGTGGGCAAGGTTACTAGCTTCAACTCATCAACCTAGCTTCTCAAACACTAAAGAAATGGTTGGAGCAAGAGACGAAAAAACTGAAAACCAAACATCAGACAGCTAA
- the LOC107612829 gene encoding ATP-dependent 6-phosphofructokinase 3 isoform X1: MVLDCANSSVSDFVLEDVPHLSDYIPDLPTYPDPLQDNPSYAVVKQYYVNKDDTVAQQIVVHKNSPRGIHFRRAGPAEKVYFDSEEVCACIVTCGGLCPGLNTVIREIVCGLYHMYGVHTVLGIEGGYPGFYSRNTVPLTPKVVNDIHKRGGTILGTSYGGHDTSKIVDSIQDRGINQVYILGGYGTQMEAALIFEEVRRRGLKVSVVGIPKTIDNDIPVIDKSIGFDTAVEEAQRAINSAHVEAESTENCIGVVKLMGRYSGFIAMYATLASRDVDCCLIPESHFYLEGPGGLLEFIEKRLKEQSHMVIVVAEGAGQELLSENPTPIKRVQGDATPDQLFQDVGLWLSQKIKDHFAKRKNMTLSLKYIDPTYMIRAIPSNASDNVFCTLLAQSAVHGAMAGYTGFTVGPVNGRNCYIPFHLINEGEKNVVITDRMWARLLASTHQPSFSNTKEMVGARDEKTENQTSDS; this comes from the exons atggttCTGGATTGTGCAAATTCCTCTGTTTCTGACTTTGTTCTTGAGGATGTACCTCACCTATCTGATTACATACCTGATCTCCCT ACATATCCTGACCCATTACAAGACAATCCATCTTATGCAGTTGTTAA GCAGTATTATGTGAATAAAGATGACACAGTAGCACAGCAG ATAGTTGTCCACAAGAATAGTCCTAGAGGAATCCATTTTAGGCGTGCTGGCCCTGCTGAGAAAGTATACTTTGATTCAGAGGAAGTGTGTGCTTGTATTGTCACATGTGGTGGCCTTTGTCCAGGTTTAAATACAGTCATAAGAGAAATAGTGTGTGGCTTGTATCATATGTATGGGGTTCACACAGTTCTTGGAATAGAG GGAGGATACCCCGGATTTTATTCTCGGAACACAGTTCCTTTGACACCAAAGGTTGTGAATGATATCCATAAGAGAGGTGGGACCATACTTGGAACATCATATGGTGGCCATGATACCTCAAAGATTGTTGATAGCATTCAGGATAGAGGCATCAATCAAGTTTATATTCTTGGAGGGTATGGAACTCAGATGGAGGCTGCTTTGATTTTTGAG GAAGTTAGAAGGCGTGGCTTGAAAGTTTCAGTGGTTGGAATTCCAAAAACCATTGATAATGATATCCCT GTTATTGACAAGTCCATTGGTTTTGACACTGCTGTTGAAGAGGCACAAAGAGCTATCAATTCTGCTCATGTGGAAGCAGAAAGTACCGAAAATTGTATTGGTGTTGTCAAGTTAATGGGGCGTTACAGTG GATTTATAGCCATGTATGCAACCCTTGCCAGCAGAGATGTGGACTGTTGCTTGATTCCAGAATCACACTTTTATCTTGAAGGTCCAGGTGGTCTCTTGGAGTTCATCGAGAAAAGACTTAAAGAACAGAGTCACATGGTTATAGTAGTTGCTGAGGGTGCAGGACAAGAGCTTCTTTCTGAAAACCCAACTCCTATCAAGAGAGTACAGGGCGACGCTACTCCGGATCAGTTATTTCAAGATGTTGGTCTCTGGTTATCCCAGAAAATTAAG GACCACTTCGCAAAACGTAAAAACATGACTCTAAGTCTCAAGTACATTG ATCCTACTTACATGATCCGTGCTATTCCAAGCAATGCATCTGATAATGTGTTCTGCACCCTACTTGCCCAAAGTGCTGTTCATGGTGCAATGGCCGGATACACAGGCTTCACAGTTGGACCAGTTAATGGAAGAAACTGCTACATCCCATTTCAT CTGATAAATGAAGGAGAGAAGAACGTTGTGATAACTGATAGGATGTGGGCAAGGTTACTAGCTTCAACTCATCAACCTAGCTTCTCAAACACTAAAGAAATGGTTGGAGCAAGAGACGAAAAAACTGAAAACCAAACATCAGACAGCTAA
- the LOC107612828 gene encoding uncharacterized protein LOC107612828: MRRRKCAVTPNSMQVSNFLVSRKSITMTLFPRLIFIEHQRHRLFNLTCIFSASSSSSSSSQYRYLRSSPFSSATTPSPQTQTDDPAHRGTSPRTRWSTYGDIFDSHTKRAPAISDHELEEHEEEKQLKEEERKVEEEEDSIEKLRRALEKRERSRVKTVSTVNNELEEHEEDKQLKEEEQEVVVEEEEDEEEGEEEVEEPRRAITKQRERSRVKTESSIHGGDVLPERIISTKRSGGAKAKKQWLCSNCGYTAGKWWGICPSCELSGTMREFHEAKVTDADKSRAKSGLAVCEDTIRLWLPQNAAELRPIKLEEVNKGFSHKQWRIPLPGTFGTEVSTVLGGGLVPGSLTLVSGDPGIGKSTLLLQMAAMIAKGCSEGKASRVLYVSGEESLEQIGNRAERLGIKSDIYLYSSTDIEDILKKAQLLSPRAMVVDSIQTVYLKGLLSSAGGILQVKECTAALMRFAKTTNIPILLVGHVNKSGDVAGPRVLEHIVDVVLYLEGEKCSSYRMLRAVKNRFGSTDELGVFEMVQLGLKAVPNASEIFITEQPTHSEVLTGIAVTVLMDGSRTFLIEIQALCLCPSPIPTSSVDLQVNGISTKRATMIKCVLIKQAGLKLQDNAVFLNVVGGWTLAETAGDLAIAAAICSSFMEFPIPKGVAFIGEVGLGGELRMVPRIEKRVNTVAKLGYRTCVIPKQAEKVLETEGLGNMRVIGCNNLKEVLDAIFIIE, encoded by the exons ATGAGGAGGAGAAAATGCGCGGTTACACCCAACTCAATGCAAGTTTCAAACTTTTTGGTGTCGCGG AAATCAATCACTATGACACTGTTTCCAAGACTCATCTTCATCGAGCACCAACGGCATCGCCTTTTCAACCTCACATGCATtttctctgcttcttcttcttcttcttcttcatctcaatATCGTTATCTTCGTTCCTCTCCGTTTTCCTCCGCCACCACCCCTTCCCCGCAGACGCAAACTGACGACCCCGCCCACCGTGGAACATCCCCGCGCACGAGGTGGAGCACTTACGGAGACATTTTTGACAGCCACACCAAAAGAGCCCCCGCAATCAGTGATCATGAACTagaagaacatgaagaagaaaaacaactgaaagaagaagaacgaaaagtagaagaagaagaagatagtattGAAAAACTTCGTCGTGCTCTCGAAAAACGTGAGAGGAGCAGAGTGAAGACCGTCAGCACAGTAAATAATGAACTAGAAGAGCATGAAGAAGATAAACAActgaaagaagaagaacaagaagtagtagtagaagaagaagaagatgaggaggagggagaagaagaagttgaAGAACCTCGTCGTGCAATCACAAAACAACGTGAGAGAAGCAGAGTGAAGACCGAGAGCTCAATTCATGGTGGAGATGTTCTTCCGGAGAGAATCATTAGCACCAAGAGAAGCGGCGGCGCGAAGGCGAAGAAGCAGTGGCTTTGCTCCAATTGCGGGTACACAGCTGGGAAATGGTGGGGGATATGCCCCTCCTGCGAGTTATCTGGTACAATGAGGGAGTTTCATGAGGCCAAGGTTACTGATGCTGATAAAAGCAGGGCCAAAAGTGGCTTGGCGGTTTGCGAGGATACCATCCGGTTGTGGCTCCCTCAGAACGCTGCCGAGTTGCGTCCTATCAAATTGGAGGAGGTAAACAAAGGATTCAGTCACAAGCAGTGGAGAATCCCTTT GCCTGGTACTTTCGGAACTGAAGTTTCCACTGTGCTTGGTGGCGGTCTTGTACCAG GCTCGTTGACTCTAGTTAGTGGTGATCCTGGTATTGGCAAGAGTACTCTATTGTTACAG ATGGCAGCAATGATAGCAAAGGGTTGCAGTGAAGGCAAAGCGTCTCGAGTTTTATACGTATCTGGTGAAGAG AGCCTTGAGCAAATTGGTAACAGAGCAGAACGCCTTGGGATTAAATcagatatatatttatattcaagTACTGATATTGAG GATATATTGAAGAAAGCTCAGCTTCTCTCTCCTCGTGCTATGGTTGTTGATTCAATACAAACTGTTTATTTGAAAGGGCTATTATCAAGTGCTGGAGGTATTTTGCAG GTGAAGGAATGTACAGCGGCTTTGATGAGATTTGCAAAAACAACTAACATCCCAATTCTATTG GTTGGGCATGTGAACAAAAGTGGAGATGTAGCTGGACCTCGTGTCTTGGAGCATATTGTTGATGTTGTTTTGTATTTGGAA GGTGAGAAGTGTTCTTCCTACCGTATGCTCCGTGCTGTGAAAAATCGGTTTGGATCCACTGATGAG CTTGGAGTTTTTGAGATGGTACAATTGGGACTCAAGGCTGTTCCGAATGCCTCTGAAATATTTATCACTGAGCAACCAACACATTCAGAAGTTTTAACTGGAATAGCTGTTACTGTACTAATGGATGGTTCAAGAACTTTCTTAATTGAAATTCAG GCACTTTGCCTTTGTCCTTCCCCCATTCCAACTTCCTCAGTGGATCTACAAGTTAATGGGATCTCTACAAAAAGAGCTACTATGATAAAATGT GTTCTTATAAAGCAAGCAGGACTTAAGCTCCAAGATAAT GCTGTGTTTTTGAATGTTGTTGGTGGATGGACACTTGCAGAGACTGCTGGAGATCTTGCAATAGCAGCTGCAATTTGTAGCAG TTTCATGGAGTTCCCTATCCCAAAAGGTGTTGCATTCATAGGCGAAGTTGGCCTCGGTGGAGAGCTGCGCATG GTCCCAAGAATAGAGAAAAGGGTAAACACGGTGGCAAAGCTAGGCTACAGAACTTGTGTTATACCAAAGCAAGCTGAAAAGGTTTTAGAAACTGAAGGTCTAGGAAATATGAGAGTTATAGGTTGCAACAATCTGAAAGAGGTTTTGGATGCTATATTCATCATAGAATGA